A section of the Anabaena cylindrica PCC 7122 genome encodes:
- a CDS encoding HNH endonuclease, translating to MSNNENLKLKTRILNRKTGKVTVKSQSLEKLIPRNRPVSQLTSEQLDRIKRIYSFVGVFVTDSFENWLKCFTLDVFPETEIKVWETITFVFVKYVEQHTLNFKQKKDVLLKLIILSSGERPKDKLSKELFVFQENLEKEILEKRSQDTNLVVEEGTNQRLKNINPWDKIDFIKLAFVYQKCLKQRDLNSNEEDDIYLKLMQLMAGGEPKDDLSRELLHALENEFEPQNITDDRERVISVVVQRKGQAKFRSDLLKAYQGKCAITGFDTKRVLQAAHIIPYLGYETNHPSNGILLRVDIHIIFDQHLLSIDPKSYEVVISPSLHGTDYQGLSGKKLLLPDKDRFKPNLIALEQHYQTFLQKCDK from the coding sequence ATGTCAAATAACGAAAATTTGAAATTAAAAACAAGAATTTTAAACCGTAAAACTGGAAAAGTTACAGTTAAAAGCCAGTCTTTGGAAAAACTTATTCCTCGTAATCGACCAGTTAGCCAACTTACATCCGAACAGCTTGATCGAATTAAAAGAATTTATTCATTTGTAGGTGTTTTTGTAACTGACAGTTTTGAAAACTGGTTAAAATGTTTTACACTAGATGTTTTTCCAGAAACAGAAATTAAAGTTTGGGAAACCATCACTTTTGTTTTTGTAAAATATGTAGAGCAGCATACATTAAACTTTAAGCAGAAAAAAGATGTTCTACTGAAGCTTATTATTCTTTCATCCGGGGAAAGACCAAAGGATAAGTTATCAAAAGAGTTATTTGTATTTCAGGAAAACCTAGAAAAGGAAATACTAGAAAAACGTTCTCAGGATACAAATTTAGTAGTAGAAGAAGGTACTAACCAAAGATTAAAAAATATTAATCCTTGGGATAAAATAGATTTTATAAAATTAGCTTTTGTTTATCAGAAATGTTTAAAGCAACGGGATTTAAATTCAAACGAAGAGGATGATATTTACTTAAAGTTGATGCAACTGATGGCTGGAGGAGAGCCAAAAGACGACCTTTCTAGAGAATTACTTCATGCTCTTGAAAATGAATTTGAGCCGCAGAATATTACAGATGATAGAGAGCGAGTTATATCTGTAGTTGTTCAACGCAAAGGACAAGCTAAGTTTCGTAGTGATCTACTAAAAGCCTATCAAGGAAAGTGTGCAATTACAGGATTTGATACAAAAAGGGTTTTACAAGCTGCTCATATTATTCCCTATCTTGGTTATGAAACAAATCATCCTTCTAATGGAATTTTACTTCGGGTAGATATACATATAATTTTTGATCAACACCTACTATCTATTGATCCAAAAAGTTATGAAGTGGTTATCTCTCCTAGCTTACACGGTACTGATTATCAAGGACTTAGTGGAAAAAAATTACTACTTCCTGACAAAGACAGATTTAAACCTAATTTAATTGCGTTGGAACAGCATTATCAAACTTTTTTACAAAAATGTGATAAATAA
- a CDS encoding bifunctional ADP-dependent NAD(P)H-hydrate dehydratase/NAD(P)H-hydrate epimerase, whose product MTKEQVIVTAAQMRDIEGRIFAAGMPVAALMEKVARLISDRLQAMIPQGQRVGILVGPGHNGCDALVVARELHFRGDQVWIYQPFTKLKELTSQHFQYAQSLGIPCYQKLEELPSCDFLIDGLFGFGLEREITEPIASAINHFNEWNQPIFSIDLPSGLHTDTGEILGTAIRANHTFCLGLWKQGLLQDQALAHIGKAELIDFDIPLADIHAVLGDVIKVKRITAKTALATLPLPRPPVTHKYKEGHLLLICGSRRYAGGAILTGLGARASGVGMLSIAVPESIKPLLVSHLPEALIIGCPETETGAIAQLQLPDNTDLSSFSAIACGPGLTKDAMPIVQQVIASPVPLILDADALNILAQLGTIPTLQQRQAATVLTPHTGEFHRLFPDLPYTNRVNAVQTSAEQTGAVILLKGARTAISNPQGVVWINSESTPALARGGSGDVLTGLMGGLLAQIANQQTTIEDVVATAAWWHSQAGILAAAERTELGVDAFTLTQYLIKVLLVWNQP is encoded by the coding sequence ATGACTAAAGAACAAGTTATCGTTACTGCTGCCCAAATGCGGGATATTGAAGGGCGGATATTTGCCGCTGGTATGCCTGTGGCAGCTTTAATGGAAAAAGTAGCGAGATTGATTAGCGATCGCTTACAGGCTATGATTCCCCAAGGACAGCGTGTAGGAATTTTAGTCGGGCCTGGTCATAATGGTTGTGATGCTTTAGTTGTAGCTCGTGAATTACATTTCCGTGGTGATCAAGTTTGGATTTATCAGCCTTTTACTAAACTCAAAGAATTAACTTCTCAACATTTTCAATATGCTCAAAGTTTGGGAATTCCTTGTTATCAAAAACTTGAAGAATTACCAAGTTGTGATTTTTTAATTGATGGGTTATTTGGTTTTGGTTTAGAAAGAGAAATTACCGAACCCATCGCTTCGGCAATTAATCATTTTAATGAATGGAATCAGCCGATTTTTAGTATTGATTTACCTTCAGGTTTACATACAGATACAGGTGAAATTTTAGGAACTGCAATTCGGGCAAATCATACCTTTTGCTTGGGTTTATGGAAACAAGGTTTGTTGCAAGACCAAGCATTAGCACATATTGGCAAAGCTGAATTAATAGATTTTGATATTCCCCTAGCCGATATCCATGCTGTTTTGGGAGATGTAATTAAAGTAAAACGCATTACTGCAAAAACGGCACTTGCAACTTTACCTTTACCCCGTCCCCCAGTTACACACAAATATAAAGAAGGACATTTATTATTAATTTGTGGTTCAAGACGGTACGCGGGGGGAGCAATTTTAACTGGTTTGGGTGCGCGTGCTTCTGGTGTAGGGATGTTATCTATTGCTGTACCTGAATCTATTAAACCTTTGTTGGTTTCCCATTTGCCCGAAGCTTTAATCATCGGTTGTCCAGAAACGGAAACGGGTGCGATCGCTCAGTTACAATTACCAGACAATACTGATTTGAGTTCATTTAGTGCGATCGCTTGCGGCCCTGGCTTAACTAAAGATGCCATGCCGATAGTACAACAAGTAATTGCTAGTCCAGTTCCTTTAATTCTCGATGCTGATGCTTTAAACATCTTGGCACAATTAGGAACCATCCCCACTTTACAACAACGTCAAGCCGCAACCGTACTCACACCCCATACAGGTGAATTTCATCGCTTATTTCCCGATCTTCCCTACACCAACAGAGTGAATGCAGTGCAGACATCAGCCGAGCAAACTGGGGCTGTAATACTATTAAAAGGGGCAAGAACAGCTATATCTAATCCCCAAGGTGTCGTTTGGATCAATTCTGAAAGTACACCAGCTTTAGCCCGTGGTGGTAGCGGTGATGTCTTGACTGGGTTAATGGGTGGACTATTGGCACAAATCGCAAATCAACAAACTACTATTGAAGATGTTGTTGCAACTGCGGCTTGGTGGCATTCTCAAGCGGGAATTTTAGCAGCAGCAGAAAGGACAGAATTAGGTGTTGATGCTTTTACTTTGACACAGTATTTAATCAAAGTTCTGCTTGTTTGGAATCAGCCATAA
- a CDS encoding homocysteine biosynthesis protein: MRTIAEINEKINRKCAVVWTVEELKTRVAEIGVTKAAKEVDVITTGTFEPMESSGAIINLGHTDPPIKIRRCWLDGVPAYSGFGAVDLYLGASCGVETIDGEELRERGGGHVIEDLIAGKPVQVRALGQVTDCYPRATFETSVTRDTINQFYLFNPRNLYQNFIVGVNGGDRPLHTYLGPLQPRLGNAVYSNPGAISPLLNDPDLQLVGIGTRIFLGGGIGYVAWEGTQHFPLQKRLANHTPIGPSATLALIGDAKQMDARWVRGCYFKSYGPSLMLGVGVPLPVLNETVIEHCAVRDKDLVAPIVDFSIPRRVRPTFGLVSYAQLKSGKITIEGKAVRVAPLASMFLSRQVALELKQWIEAGTFTLTEPVSPIPMDRAFLPQDRWTDF, encoded by the coding sequence ATGCGAACGATTGCGGAAATTAACGAAAAAATCAACCGGAAATGCGCCGTAGTGTGGACGGTTGAAGAATTAAAAACACGAGTAGCAGAAATCGGTGTCACCAAAGCTGCTAAAGAAGTTGATGTAATTACCACCGGCACCTTTGAACCAATGGAGTCAAGCGGTGCAATTATTAACCTGGGACACACTGATCCACCAATCAAAATTCGGCGTTGCTGGTTAGATGGAGTACCAGCATATTCTGGTTTTGGCGCAGTAGATTTATACTTGGGTGCTAGTTGTGGTGTGGAAACCATTGACGGGGAAGAACTTCGAGAACGTGGTGGTGGTCATGTAATCGAAGACTTAATAGCAGGTAAACCCGTACAAGTAAGAGCATTAGGTCAAGTTACTGATTGTTACCCTAGAGCAACATTTGAAACCAGTGTTACCCGTGACACTATCAATCAGTTTTATTTATTTAATCCGCGCAATCTTTATCAAAATTTTATCGTGGGAGTCAATGGAGGCGATCGCCCACTTCACACTTATTTGGGTCCCCTCCAACCACGTTTAGGGAATGCGGTGTACTCAAACCCTGGTGCAATTTCCCCCCTACTCAATGATCCCGATTTACAACTGGTGGGGATTGGGACAAGAATATTCTTAGGTGGTGGTATTGGTTATGTGGCTTGGGAAGGTACACAACACTTCCCTTTGCAAAAACGTTTAGCCAATCACACACCCATTGGCCCATCGGCAACCTTAGCCTTAATTGGTGATGCTAAACAAATGGATGCGCGTTGGGTGCGGGGCTGTTACTTCAAAAGTTACGGGCCTTCTTTAATGTTGGGAGTAGGTGTACCACTTCCAGTTTTGAACGAAACAGTAATTGAACACTGCGCTGTCAGAGATAAAGATTTAGTAGCACCAATAGTAGATTTTTCTATTCCCCGTCGCGTCCGTCCCACTTTTGGTTTAGTCAGTTACGCTCAACTCAAATCGGGAAAAATCACCATTGAGGGTAAAGCGGTGCGAGTTGCACCTCTAGCCAGTATGTTTCTCTCACGACAAGTTGCTCTAGAGTTGAAACAGTGGATAGAAGCCGGCACATTTACCCTCACAGAGCCAGTTTCCCCCATACCAATGGATCGAGCTTTTTTACCCCAAGACCGTTGGACTGACTTTTAA
- the mnmA gene encoding tRNA 2-thiouridine(34) synthase MnmA: MKKVVVGLSGGVDSSVAAAILHNQGYDVIGLTLWLMKGKGQCCSEGMIDAAQICEQLGVPHEVVDIRDVFQTEIVDFLVTGYSVGITPLPCSQCNKTVKFGPMVKYAREQLECDSIATGHYAQIRYDDITGRYQLLRAVDRNKDQSYFLYDLSQDLLSCSIFPLGELNKTDTRRMAAEYNLKTADKPESQDLCLVESNGSMRAFLDKYLAPKPGNIVDTTGKILGQHDGVHHYTIGQRKGLGIAAPEALYVIELDAVNNRVVVGDRSKGTEAECTVNRVNWVSIAKPATPIRAEVQIRYRSAPVPVTVIPLECDRVRLVFDEPQFSITPGQAAVWYEGDKVLGGGIIEQF; encoded by the coding sequence ATGAAAAAAGTCGTCGTTGGTCTTTCAGGTGGCGTTGATAGTTCTGTCGCTGCTGCTATTTTACACAATCAGGGCTATGATGTAATCGGTTTGACTCTTTGGCTCATGAAAGGCAAAGGGCAATGTTGCTCTGAAGGAATGATCGACGCGGCTCAAATTTGTGAACAATTGGGCGTTCCCCATGAAGTTGTCGATATTCGGGATGTCTTTCAAACAGAAATTGTTGATTTTCTTGTCACTGGTTACAGTGTAGGAATTACGCCGTTGCCTTGTTCCCAATGTAACAAGACGGTGAAATTTGGGCCAATGGTAAAATATGCCCGTGAACAATTGGAATGTGATAGCATTGCTACCGGTCATTATGCCCAAATTCGCTACGATGATATTACCGGGCGTTACCAATTGTTACGCGCAGTTGACCGCAATAAAGACCAATCTTACTTTCTTTATGATTTGTCTCAAGATTTACTAAGTTGTTCTATCTTTCCTTTGGGTGAACTGAACAAAACCGACACCCGACGCATGGCGGCCGAATACAATTTAAAAACCGCCGATAAACCAGAAAGTCAAGATTTATGCTTAGTGGAAAGCAATGGTTCCATGCGGGCATTTTTAGATAAATATCTAGCGCCTAAACCAGGAAATATTGTCGATACTACTGGTAAAATTTTAGGACAGCATGATGGAGTGCATCATTACACAATCGGACAGCGTAAGGGTTTGGGGATTGCTGCACCGGAAGCGTTGTATGTAATCGAACTAGATGCTGTAAATAATCGTGTTGTTGTAGGCGATCGCTCTAAAGGAACTGAGGCAGAATGTACAGTAAACCGAGTAAATTGGGTTTCCATTGCTAAACCAGCAACCCCCATTCGTGCAGAAGTGCAAATTCGTTATCGTTCCGCACCTGTCCCCGTGACAGTGATTCCTTTAGAATGCGATCGTGTGCGTTTGGTATTTGATGAACCGCAATTCAGTATTACCCCTGGACAAGCTGCGGTTTGGTATGAAGGAGATAAAGTTTTAGGTGGGGGAATAATTGAACAGTTTTAG
- a CDS encoding tetratricopeptide repeat protein, with protein sequence MSQPRNRWIVQVVLVIAVVAFVGVSLLPIIGALNDPQQTGQNTTSNPTSSPLSDQKSQLADAVRGYELVLQKEPENQTALKGLVEARLQLLSQKGKGEVKPADIQAVIDPLEKLAKLNPQQSEYGVLLAQAKQQIGDKEGAAQSYRSILATKPGDLKALQGMVNLQISEKRPEAAIGLLQETLSNAAQANTIQPESVDVVAVQVLLGSVYAFQKNESQAISVYDQAIKKDPKDFRPVLAKAMLLKDQGKVDEAKPLFENATALAPAEYKDEINKAAAIPTPTPAVSPTPSPETTPSPETTPSP encoded by the coding sequence GTGTCTCAACCACGTAATCGGTGGATAGTTCAGGTTGTTTTAGTTATAGCAGTTGTAGCTTTTGTTGGGGTTTCCCTCTTACCCATAATTGGAGCCTTGAATGATCCCCAGCAGACAGGCCAAAATACTACTAGCAACCCCACCAGTTCTCCTTTATCTGACCAAAAGTCACAATTAGCAGATGCAGTTCGGGGTTATGAACTAGTTTTGCAAAAGGAACCAGAAAATCAAACTGCACTGAAAGGGCTTGTAGAAGCAAGGCTACAATTGCTCAGTCAAAAAGGTAAAGGTGAGGTTAAACCAGCTGATATTCAAGCGGTAATTGACCCTTTAGAGAAGTTGGCTAAATTGAATCCACAACAGTCAGAGTACGGGGTATTGCTGGCGCAAGCAAAGCAACAAATCGGTGATAAGGAAGGAGCCGCCCAAAGTTATCGCTCAATCTTAGCAACAAAACCAGGTGATCTCAAAGCTTTGCAAGGAATGGTAAATTTGCAAATTAGTGAGAAACGTCCTGAAGCAGCTATTGGCTTGCTACAAGAAACTCTATCTAATGCTGCCCAAGCAAATACAATTCAGCCGGAAAGTGTTGATGTGGTTGCTGTACAGGTGCTTTTGGGTAGTGTGTATGCTTTCCAGAAAAATGAATCTCAAGCTATTTCTGTATACGATCAAGCAATCAAAAAAGATCCCAAGGATTTTCGTCCTGTGTTGGCTAAGGCTATGTTGCTAAAGGATCAGGGTAAGGTTGATGAGGCCAAACCTTTGTTTGAAAATGCCACTGCTTTAGCACCTGCTGAGTATAAAGATGAAATCAATAAGGCAGCTGCAATACCTACTCCGACTCCGGCCGTTTCTCCTACACCATCACCAGAAACTACACCATCACCAGAAACCACACCCAGTCCATAA
- a CDS encoding Uma2 family endonuclease gives MVQSAVKLITVNEFITQYGDHDNYELIDGELIEMEPTGPHEQVSSLIGRKLNVEIDRQDLPYFIPHRCLIKLLGTDTAFRPDVIVLDQTQLINEPLWQQEPVITSGKSIKLIAEVVSTNWQNDYARKVEDYALLGVHEYWIVDYLGIGGREYIGKPKQPTITICTLIEDEYQKRLFQNNYQLVSSIFPNLQLTAKQVFIV, from the coding sequence ATGGTACAATCAGCCGTAAAACTGATCACAGTTAATGAATTTATTACTCAGTACGGTGATCATGATAATTATGAACTCATTGATGGGGAATTAATCGAGATGGAACCGACAGGACCCCATGAGCAAGTATCATCTTTGATTGGGCGAAAACTGAATGTAGAAATTGATCGTCAAGACTTACCATATTTTATTCCCCATCGTTGCTTAATCAAACTATTAGGAACAGACACAGCCTTTCGTCCCGATGTGATTGTGTTAGACCAAACACAACTAATTAATGAACCATTATGGCAACAAGAACCTGTAATTACATCAGGAAAATCAATTAAACTAATTGCAGAAGTTGTAAGTACAAATTGGCAAAACGACTATGCCCGTAAAGTTGAAGATTATGCTTTATTAGGTGTACATGAATATTGGATTGTAGATTATTTAGGCATTGGTGGTAGAGAATATATTGGTAAACCCAAGCAGCCAACTATTACAATTTGTACTTTGATAGAGGATGAATATCAAAAGCGATTATTTCAAAATAATTATCAACTCGTTTCCTCAATCTTTCCTAACTTGCAATTAACAGCAAAACAAGTTTTTATAGTGTAA
- a CDS encoding type II toxin-antitoxin system RelE/ParE family toxin: protein MGKLCQFSHPNLVGIRQQAIKGFKKYLVFYISSDSGVDILRVIYGGRDIEAILNENLGESDSE from the coding sequence ATGGGAAAACTATGTCAATTTTCTCATCCTAATTTAGTAGGTATTCGACAGCAAGCAATAAAAGGATTTAAAAAATATCTTGTTTTTTATATTTCTTCAGATTCAGGTGTAGATATTCTCAGAGTCATTTATGGTGGACGGGATATTGAAGCAATCTTGAATGAAAATTTGGGAGAAAGCGATAGTGAATAG
- a CDS encoding caspase family protein, which produces MKRRAFLERIGSILAVLGLTEAEWLTLGNRYYQALAAPNPRKLALLIGINQYPQSPALGGCLTDVELQREVLIHRCGFAAADILTLTEEQASREFIEAAFVDHLGKQAQAGDVVVFHFSGYGSRVKLGTFPETVQNALIPVDEKEPQDRRFVNYLLEETLLLLLRSLPTDRVTAVLDTSYYTPTTLQPSGLQIRARPELPATQLALPELEFLKQLQTQKSAINQAMVLKATSDPNQQAGELLFSGWSAGLFTYALTQYLWEATPATTIQILFSHLSSSMHRLGSEQQPELMSGLKNTQSSSIVDSFPLDDIGAEGVVNAIDEDGKTVEVWLGGLLPQVLEYYGVGSRFTLPTGEQLILRSSLKTGVTPSRTGLIAKAEISNPKTSNPPQVGQLVQEEVRVLPPNINLTVALDSGLERIERVDATSAFASITRMVNIALAEQSADYVFGKLPQIPSRYGLFSLGGEQILNTAGEMGEAVKVAVQRLTPKFSTLLAAKLWRLTENEGSSRLAVKGTLEIISTISPRTIIQKQTWRSQVQESGKDKAIINSGTTVPSIPVGSRMQYKVKNLSDRPIYLILLGLNNARSAFGYGSPEAIALYPWQVSPETDSSDTKPHLREIVIPPRETLKLPQSDATTGWMLPMRAFFCEHQLIISTSPFTQTQKALETPKYATADQQSISPLVNPLEVAQALLQDLHNANETEMNGTATDSYILDVNNWASLNFSFQVV; this is translated from the coding sequence ATGAAACGGCGTGCGTTTTTAGAACGGATTGGCTCAATATTGGCGGTGTTGGGGCTGACTGAAGCTGAGTGGTTGACTTTGGGTAATCGCTATTACCAAGCTTTAGCAGCACCTAATCCCCGGAAGTTGGCTTTATTAATAGGCATTAATCAATATCCACAAAGTCCTGCACTTGGTGGTTGTCTGACTGATGTGGAATTGCAAAGGGAAGTCTTAATTCACCGCTGTGGCTTTGCTGCTGCGGATATTCTGACTTTAACTGAGGAACAAGCCAGCCGGGAATTCATTGAGGCGGCTTTTGTCGATCATTTGGGTAAGCAAGCCCAGGCTGGGGATGTGGTTGTCTTCCACTTTAGTGGTTATGGCAGTCGTGTCAAATTGGGGACTTTTCCAGAAACTGTGCAGAATGCTCTGATTCCGGTTGACGAAAAGGAACCACAGGATAGAAGATTCGTCAATTATTTATTAGAAGAAACTCTATTACTGTTATTGCGATCGCTTCCCACCGACCGAGTAACCGCAGTTTTAGATACAAGTTACTATACTCCAACTACATTACAACCATCAGGCCTGCAAATTCGCGCCCGTCCAGAATTACCAGCAACACAGTTAGCGCTTCCAGAACTGGAGTTTCTTAAACAACTGCAAACCCAGAAATCCGCTATTAATCAAGCAATGGTGTTGAAAGCCACCTCAGACCCAAATCAGCAAGCAGGAGAATTACTATTTTCTGGTTGGAGTGCGGGGTTATTTACCTATGCTTTAACCCAATATCTATGGGAAGCTACACCAGCAACAACAATTCAAATTCTCTTTTCTCATCTCAGTAGTTCTATGCACAGACTGGGAAGTGAACAGCAGCCAGAGTTAATGAGTGGGCTAAAAAATACTCAAAGTAGTTCCATTGTTGATAGTTTTCCTCTCGACGATATTGGCGCTGAAGGAGTAGTCAACGCTATTGATGAAGACGGCAAGACAGTTGAGGTATGGTTAGGAGGATTACTTCCCCAAGTTCTAGAATACTACGGTGTTGGCTCTAGATTCACTCTACCGACTGGAGAACAGCTAATATTGCGATCATCCCTCAAAACAGGTGTTACACCTTCACGGACTGGGCTAATTGCAAAAGCAGAAATTTCTAACCCAAAAACTAGCAACCCACCCCAAGTTGGGCAACTAGTACAAGAAGAGGTGCGTGTATTACCCCCAAATATTAATTTAACAGTTGCCTTAGATTCTGGGTTAGAAAGAATTGAGCGAGTAGATGCAACTAGTGCTTTTGCCTCAATTACCCGTATGGTTAACATCGCGTTAGCAGAACAAAGCGCTGATTATGTTTTTGGTAAATTACCACAGATTCCTAGCCGTTATGGTCTTTTTTCTCTTGGTGGTGAGCAAATTCTCAATACTGCTGGGGAAATGGGGGAAGCGGTGAAAGTAGCTGTGCAGAGATTAACACCAAAATTTTCTACCCTTTTAGCAGCAAAACTATGGCGATTGACAGAAAATGAAGGTTCTTCTCGCTTGGCTGTGAAAGGAACTTTAGAAATTATTAGTACAATATCACCCCGGACAATTATACAAAAGCAAACATGGCGCAGTCAGGTTCAGGAATCTGGGAAGGATAAAGCAATCATTAATTCAGGAACAACAGTTCCTAGCATTCCCGTTGGTAGTCGGATGCAATACAAAGTCAAAAATTTGAGCGATCGCCCGATATATTTAATCTTATTGGGTTTAAATAATGCTAGAAGTGCCTTTGGCTATGGTTCACCGGAAGCGATCGCATTATACCCCTGGCAAGTTAGCCCAGAAACAGATAGTTCTGACACAAAACCCCACCTGCGAGAAATAGTCATTCCCCCAAGAGAAACCCTGAAGCTACCACAAAGTGATGCTACCACTGGCTGGATGTTACCCATGCGAGCTTTCTTTTGTGAACACCAACTAATTATCAGTACTTCTCCCTTCACACAAACTCAGAAAGCATTAGAAACCCCTAAATATGCCACCGCAGATCAACAATCAATCAGCCCCTTAGTTAACCCCTTAGAAGTTGCCCAAGCCTTACTGCAAGATTTGCATAACGCTAACGAAACTGAAATGAATGGAACTGCGACAGACTCATACATTTTGGATGTGAATAATTGGGCAAGTCTTAATTTTAGTTTTCAGGTAGTTTGA
- the sat gene encoding sulfate adenylyltransferase codes for MSYHLDAIAPHGGELVNRVATPAQKETFLSKADFLPRVTLDERAVSDLEMIAIGGFSPLTGFMNQEDYDRTVAEMRLANGVVWSIPITLSVTEEVAAPLQVGGVVRLDNPNGEFIGVLELSEKYTYDKKREAINVYRTDDAKHPGVQVVYNQGSVNLAGDIWLLQRDSHPHFPSYQIDPAASRQMFRDKGWKTIVGFQTRNPIHRAHEYIQKCALETVDGLFLHPLVGATKEDDIAADVRMRCYEILMEHYYPIDRVILAINPAAMRYAGPREAIFHALVRKNYGCTHFIVGRDHAGVGDYYGTYDAQYIFDEFAPGELGIVPMMFEHAFYCKRTKQMATTKTSPSKPEERVHLSGTKVREMLRRGELPPPEFSRPEVAAELARAMSIPTVLA; via the coding sequence TTGAGTTACCATCTAGATGCCATTGCCCCCCACGGTGGAGAGTTGGTTAACCGGGTTGCTACACCCGCACAAAAGGAAACATTCCTTTCCAAGGCTGACTTCTTGCCACGAGTGACACTTGATGAGCGAGCCGTTTCTGATTTAGAAATGATTGCGATCGGTGGTTTTAGTCCGCTTACAGGTTTTATGAACCAAGAAGACTACGATCGCACAGTAGCAGAAATGCGCCTTGCTAACGGTGTTGTCTGGTCAATCCCAATTACACTATCTGTTACAGAAGAAGTTGCTGCACCTTTGCAAGTAGGTGGTGTAGTGCGTCTGGATAACCCTAACGGTGAGTTTATTGGGGTTTTGGAACTAAGCGAAAAGTATACCTACGACAAAAAACGCGAAGCTATCAATGTTTATCGCACCGATGATGCCAAACATCCAGGTGTGCAGGTAGTCTATAACCAAGGTTCTGTGAATCTGGCTGGCGATATCTGGTTATTACAACGTGATTCCCATCCCCATTTTCCTAGCTACCAAATTGATCCTGCTGCTTCACGGCAAATGTTTAGAGATAAGGGTTGGAAAACTATTGTTGGTTTCCAAACTCGTAACCCTATCCACCGCGCCCATGAATATATTCAAAAGTGCGCTTTAGAAACTGTGGATGGTTTATTTTTACACCCATTGGTAGGGGCAACCAAAGAAGACGATATCGCCGCAGATGTGCGAATGCGTTGCTATGAAATATTGATGGAACACTATTACCCTATAGATAGAGTAATATTAGCTATTAATCCAGCGGCGATGCGTTATGCTGGGCCAAGAGAAGCCATTTTCCATGCTTTAGTTCGCAAGAATTACGGCTGTACACATTTTATAGTTGGCCGAGATCATGCCGGTGTGGGTGACTACTACGGTACTTATGATGCTCAGTATATATTTGATGAGTTTGCGCCTGGTGAATTGGGCATTGTGCCAATGATGTTTGAACACGCTTTCTACTGCAAACGTACCAAACAAATGGCAACAACCAAAACCAGTCCTAGTAAACCAGAGGAACGGGTTCACCTATCGGGGACAAAAGTCCGGGAAATGCTACGTCGAGGTGAGTTACCCCCACCAGAATTCTCTCGTCCAGAAGTGGCAGCAGAATTAGCACGGGCAATGAGTATCCCCACAGTATTAGCTTAG
- a CDS encoding Panacea domain-containing protein gives MLNCHDVAKYFLSQIDEDAGDLMSNLKLQKLLYYAQGFHLALYEQPLFSESIEAWTHGPVVPEAYHIYKDYGSNAIPIPEDIDFSKYDQQTRELLDEVYSVYGQFSAWKLLSLIHEEEPWQDARQDNIIISHQALTKHFKTQLVNMVVN, from the coding sequence ATGCTTAATTGTCATGATGTTGCTAAGTACTTTCTGTCACAGATAGATGAAGATGCTGGGGATTTAATGTCTAATCTCAAGCTGCAAAAGTTACTTTATTATGCTCAAGGTTTTCATTTAGCATTGTATGAGCAACCTTTATTTTCAGAATCTATTGAAGCTTGGACACATGGGCCTGTAGTACCGGAAGCTTATCATATATATAAAGACTATGGTTCTAATGCTATTCCTATTCCTGAAGATATTGATTTTTCAAAATATGATCAGCAAACTCGTGAACTACTAGATGAAGTGTATTCTGTTTATGGTCAGTTTTCTGCATGGAAATTATTAAGCTTAATTCATGAAGAAGAACCTTGGCAAGATGCACGTCAAGATAATATAATTATCAGTCATCAAGCTCTCACGAAACACTTTAAGACTCAGCTTGTGAATATGGTGGTTAATTGA